In the Malus domestica chromosome 16, GDT2T_hap1 genome, one interval contains:
- the LOC103403983 gene encoding lysine-specific demethylase JMJ13-like isoform X1: MVEGRLCLSKEAKTGLEILKRTRLQRMRPESATEPLNLINTMARSGGDALKSSVSCGLTFQGGAHSVSLFSGASHEKDVFPKRRVDKFETSDLEWTEKIPECPVYYPAMEEFEDPLVYLQKIAPEASKYGICKIVSPLSTSTPAGVVLMREKAGFKFTTRVQPLRLAEWDNDDKVTFFMSGRNYTFRDFEKMANKVFARRYYSTGSLPATYLEKEFWQEISCGKTETVEYACDVDGSAFSSSHSDPLGNSKWNLKNLSRLPKSILRLLEIAIPGVTDPMLYIGMLFSMFAWHVEDHYLYSINYHHCGASKTWYGIPGEAALQFEKVVREHVYTHDIISTDGEDGAFDVLLGKTTLFPPNILLEHDVPVYKAVQKPGEFVITFPRAYHAGFSHGFNCGEAVNFAIGDWFPLGAIASRRYALLNRMPLLPHEELLCKEAMLLHTSLELEDSDYSSADLVSHNRIKLSFVRLMRFQHRARWSLMKSGACTAVLPNSYGTVLCSLCKRDCYVAYNNCTCYMHPVCLRHDVRSLDFSCGSSNLTLFLREEITELEAAARKCEKDDSMLEAIRGLAESGDDLYSYPLNLSLSAEDNGYSPYCEIKFELNPELTGRTQYRSHEPETGSHGGPMLRSDADYSSPAVSEGSLSCAASTLCSLLEPRESLSAPNNVQGNANSYTGTLSSKRRFEELVRGAYESSQSSLSYDEYSSARPGNLNGSEVRHVVDQGSDDSDSEIFRVKRRSSLKTVDKRSVNDVLSSNHSENKGFKRLKKLQPDRRCGRSSVPLDYCSPGEPNAKFIATSNYKGVPESASLEGRFSTGSSAPTGSNVPISIKFKKLANEDAARQQRERHRKDGYEVELGKSRRQPTPMEIGAKRLKVKAPSFLGSESSRLN, encoded by the exons ATG GTGGAAGGAAGGCTTTGTTTGTCCAAAGAGGCCAAAACTGGATTAGAAATTCTGAAGCGTACAAGGCTTCAGCGAATGAGACCGGAATCTGCTACCGAGCCTTTAAATCTCATTAATACAATGGCTCGAAGTGGAGGTGATGCTTTAAAATCTTCTGTATCCTGTGGTCTTACATTCCAGGGAGGTGCCCACTCAGTCTCTCTGTTCAGTGGTGCTTCACATGAAAAAGATGTTTTTCCAAAGCGTAGGGTGGATAAGTTCGAAACAAGTGATCTAGAGTGGACTGAGAAAATTCCCGAATGCCCTGTGTACTATCCAGCAATGGAGGAGTTTGAGGATCCTTTGGTTTATTTACAGAAGATAGCTCCAGAAGCTTCAAAATATG GTATATGCAAGATTGTTTCTCCTTTGAGTACTTCTACTCCAGCTGGGGTTGTATTGATGAGGGAGAAAGCAGGATTCAAGTTCACAACTAGAGTACAACCTCTTCGTCTTGCAGAGTGGGACAATGATGACAAGGTCACCTTTTTCATGAGCGGAAG AAATTATACATTCCGTGATTTCGAGAAAATGGCGAACAAGGTTTTTGCTCGTAGATATTATAGTACTGGTTCCCTTCCTGCCACGTACTTGGAAAAAGAATTTTGGCAAGAAATTTCTTGTGGAAAGACAGAAACTGTTGAGTATGCTTGTGATGTAGATGGTAGTGCCTTTTCATCTTCTCACAGCGATCCTCTTGGAAATAGCAAGTGGAATTTAAAG AATCTTTCAAGGTTACCCAAGTCCATTTTGCGTCTTCTAGAAATTGCAATTCCG GGTGTAACGGATCCCATGCTATACATTGGAATGCTGTTTAGTATGTTTGCTTGGCACGTGGAGGATCATTATTTGTACAG TATTAATTATCATCATTGCGGCGCATCCAAAACCTGGTATGGCATTCCAGGTGAAGCTGCTCTGCAATTTGAAAAGGTTGTTAGGGAGCATGTGTACACGCATGATATCATATCAACTGATGGAGAAGATGGAGCATTTGATGTCCTATTGGGGAAAACAACATTGTTTCCTCCAAATATTTTGTTGGAACATGATGTCCCTGTCTACAAGGCTGTGCAAAAGCCAGGAGAATTTGTTATTACTTTCCCCAGAGCATACCATGCTGGATTCAGTCATG GTTTCAACTGTGGCGAGGCAGTCAACTTTGCAATTGGTGATTGGTTCCCTTTAGGTGCTATTGCTAGCCGACGTTATGCGCTGCTTAACAGGATGCCTCTGCTTCCTCATGAAGAACTTCTGTGTAAAGAAGCGATGCTTCTACACACAAGTTTAGAACTTGAAGATTCAGACTATTCATCTGCTGATTTGGTCTCCCATAATAGAATTAAGTTGTCTTTTGTGAGATTGATGCGCTTTCAGCATCGTGCTCGTTGGTCTTTAATGAAGTCAGGGGCATGCACCGCTGTTTTGCCAAACTCCTATGGAACTGTTCTATGCAGCCTATGCAAGCGCGATTGCTATGTAGCTTACAATAATTGCACTTGTTACATGCATCCTGTCTGCCTGCGCCATG ATGTAAGGTCTCTTGACTTCTCATGTGGGAGCAGCAATCTTACTCTCTTTTTAAGGGAGGAAATAACAGAACTGGAAGCTGCAGCCAGAAAATGTGAAAAGGACGATAGTATGCTGGAGGCGATAAGGGGGCTAGCGGAAAGTGGAGATGACTTGTATTCTTATCCATTAAATTTATCCCTGAGTGCTGAAGACAATGGATACTCTCCCTATTGTGAGATAAAATTTGAGTTGAACCCTGAACTTACTGGTAGAACTCAGTATAGGTCACATGAGCCAGAAACTGGTTCTCATGGCGGGCCCATGTTGAGATCTGATGCAGATTATTCAAGTCCTGCAGTGTCAGAAGGTTCCCTTTCATGTGCCGCATCAACTCTTTGTTCTCTTTTAGAGCCTCGGGAGAGCTTATCTGCTCCCAATAAT GTACAGGGAAATGCTAACTCTTACACAGGGACTCTAAGTTCTAAAAGGCGTTTTGAAGAGTTGGTGCGCGGTGCATATGAGTCTTCTCAATCCTCTCTATCCTATGATGAATACTCTAGTGCACGTCCAGGGAATCTAAACGGATCAGAGGTTAGGCATGTTGTTGATCAAGGCAGTGATGATTCTGATTCAGAGATCTTTAGGGTTAAGCGTCGTTCATCATTGAAGACGGTGGACAAAAGAAGTGTAAATGATGTCTTGTCATCAAATCATTCCGAAAACAAG GGTTTTAAACGATTGAAGAAACTGCAACCTGACAGAAGATGCGGGCGATCGTCGGTGCCATTAGATTATTGCAGCCCTGGTGAACCAAATGCTAAATTTATTGCAACTAGTAATTACAAAGGAGTTCCAGAGAGTGCTTCTTTGGAGGGCAGGTTCTCCACAGGAAGTAGCGCTCCTACAGGAAGTAACGTTCCCATCTCTATCAAGTTTAAGAAGTTGGCCAATGAAGATGCAGCTAGACAACAGCGAGAACGCCACAGAAAGGATGGATACGAGGTTGAATTGGGAAAGAGCCGGAGGCAACCAACCCCAATGGAGATTGGGGCAAAGCGCCTTAAAGTCAAAGCCCCGTCGTTCCTAGGGTCGGAGAGCAGCAGGTTAAATTAA
- the LOC103403983 gene encoding lysine-specific demethylase JMJ13-like isoform X2, with protein MVEGRLCLSKEAKTGLEILKRTRLQRMRPESATEPLNLINTMARSGGDALKSSVSCGLTFQGGAHSVSLFSGASHEKDVFPKRRVDKFETSDLEWTEKIPECPVYYPAMEEFEDPLVYLQKIAPEASKYGICKIVSPLSTSTPAGVVLMREKAGFKFTTRVQPLRLAEWDNDDKVTFFMSGRNYTFRDFEKMANKVFARRYYSTGSLPATYLEKEFWQEISCGKTETVEYACDVDGSAFSSSHSDPLGNSKWNLKGVTDPMLYIGMLFSMFAWHVEDHYLYSINYHHCGASKTWYGIPGEAALQFEKVVREHVYTHDIISTDGEDGAFDVLLGKTTLFPPNILLEHDVPVYKAVQKPGEFVITFPRAYHAGFSHGFNCGEAVNFAIGDWFPLGAIASRRYALLNRMPLLPHEELLCKEAMLLHTSLELEDSDYSSADLVSHNRIKLSFVRLMRFQHRARWSLMKSGACTAVLPNSYGTVLCSLCKRDCYVAYNNCTCYMHPVCLRHDVRSLDFSCGSSNLTLFLREEITELEAAARKCEKDDSMLEAIRGLAESGDDLYSYPLNLSLSAEDNGYSPYCEIKFELNPELTGRTQYRSHEPETGSHGGPMLRSDADYSSPAVSEGSLSCAASTLCSLLEPRESLSAPNNVQGNANSYTGTLSSKRRFEELVRGAYESSQSSLSYDEYSSARPGNLNGSEVRHVVDQGSDDSDSEIFRVKRRSSLKTVDKRSVNDVLSSNHSENKGFKRLKKLQPDRRCGRSSVPLDYCSPGEPNAKFIATSNYKGVPESASLEGRFSTGSSAPTGSNVPISIKFKKLANEDAARQQRERHRKDGYEVELGKSRRQPTPMEIGAKRLKVKAPSFLGSESSRLN; from the exons ATG GTGGAAGGAAGGCTTTGTTTGTCCAAAGAGGCCAAAACTGGATTAGAAATTCTGAAGCGTACAAGGCTTCAGCGAATGAGACCGGAATCTGCTACCGAGCCTTTAAATCTCATTAATACAATGGCTCGAAGTGGAGGTGATGCTTTAAAATCTTCTGTATCCTGTGGTCTTACATTCCAGGGAGGTGCCCACTCAGTCTCTCTGTTCAGTGGTGCTTCACATGAAAAAGATGTTTTTCCAAAGCGTAGGGTGGATAAGTTCGAAACAAGTGATCTAGAGTGGACTGAGAAAATTCCCGAATGCCCTGTGTACTATCCAGCAATGGAGGAGTTTGAGGATCCTTTGGTTTATTTACAGAAGATAGCTCCAGAAGCTTCAAAATATG GTATATGCAAGATTGTTTCTCCTTTGAGTACTTCTACTCCAGCTGGGGTTGTATTGATGAGGGAGAAAGCAGGATTCAAGTTCACAACTAGAGTACAACCTCTTCGTCTTGCAGAGTGGGACAATGATGACAAGGTCACCTTTTTCATGAGCGGAAG AAATTATACATTCCGTGATTTCGAGAAAATGGCGAACAAGGTTTTTGCTCGTAGATATTATAGTACTGGTTCCCTTCCTGCCACGTACTTGGAAAAAGAATTTTGGCAAGAAATTTCTTGTGGAAAGACAGAAACTGTTGAGTATGCTTGTGATGTAGATGGTAGTGCCTTTTCATCTTCTCACAGCGATCCTCTTGGAAATAGCAAGTGGAATTTAAAG GGTGTAACGGATCCCATGCTATACATTGGAATGCTGTTTAGTATGTTTGCTTGGCACGTGGAGGATCATTATTTGTACAG TATTAATTATCATCATTGCGGCGCATCCAAAACCTGGTATGGCATTCCAGGTGAAGCTGCTCTGCAATTTGAAAAGGTTGTTAGGGAGCATGTGTACACGCATGATATCATATCAACTGATGGAGAAGATGGAGCATTTGATGTCCTATTGGGGAAAACAACATTGTTTCCTCCAAATATTTTGTTGGAACATGATGTCCCTGTCTACAAGGCTGTGCAAAAGCCAGGAGAATTTGTTATTACTTTCCCCAGAGCATACCATGCTGGATTCAGTCATG GTTTCAACTGTGGCGAGGCAGTCAACTTTGCAATTGGTGATTGGTTCCCTTTAGGTGCTATTGCTAGCCGACGTTATGCGCTGCTTAACAGGATGCCTCTGCTTCCTCATGAAGAACTTCTGTGTAAAGAAGCGATGCTTCTACACACAAGTTTAGAACTTGAAGATTCAGACTATTCATCTGCTGATTTGGTCTCCCATAATAGAATTAAGTTGTCTTTTGTGAGATTGATGCGCTTTCAGCATCGTGCTCGTTGGTCTTTAATGAAGTCAGGGGCATGCACCGCTGTTTTGCCAAACTCCTATGGAACTGTTCTATGCAGCCTATGCAAGCGCGATTGCTATGTAGCTTACAATAATTGCACTTGTTACATGCATCCTGTCTGCCTGCGCCATG ATGTAAGGTCTCTTGACTTCTCATGTGGGAGCAGCAATCTTACTCTCTTTTTAAGGGAGGAAATAACAGAACTGGAAGCTGCAGCCAGAAAATGTGAAAAGGACGATAGTATGCTGGAGGCGATAAGGGGGCTAGCGGAAAGTGGAGATGACTTGTATTCTTATCCATTAAATTTATCCCTGAGTGCTGAAGACAATGGATACTCTCCCTATTGTGAGATAAAATTTGAGTTGAACCCTGAACTTACTGGTAGAACTCAGTATAGGTCACATGAGCCAGAAACTGGTTCTCATGGCGGGCCCATGTTGAGATCTGATGCAGATTATTCAAGTCCTGCAGTGTCAGAAGGTTCCCTTTCATGTGCCGCATCAACTCTTTGTTCTCTTTTAGAGCCTCGGGAGAGCTTATCTGCTCCCAATAAT GTACAGGGAAATGCTAACTCTTACACAGGGACTCTAAGTTCTAAAAGGCGTTTTGAAGAGTTGGTGCGCGGTGCATATGAGTCTTCTCAATCCTCTCTATCCTATGATGAATACTCTAGTGCACGTCCAGGGAATCTAAACGGATCAGAGGTTAGGCATGTTGTTGATCAAGGCAGTGATGATTCTGATTCAGAGATCTTTAGGGTTAAGCGTCGTTCATCATTGAAGACGGTGGACAAAAGAAGTGTAAATGATGTCTTGTCATCAAATCATTCCGAAAACAAG GGTTTTAAACGATTGAAGAAACTGCAACCTGACAGAAGATGCGGGCGATCGTCGGTGCCATTAGATTATTGCAGCCCTGGTGAACCAAATGCTAAATTTATTGCAACTAGTAATTACAAAGGAGTTCCAGAGAGTGCTTCTTTGGAGGGCAGGTTCTCCACAGGAAGTAGCGCTCCTACAGGAAGTAACGTTCCCATCTCTATCAAGTTTAAGAAGTTGGCCAATGAAGATGCAGCTAGACAACAGCGAGAACGCCACAGAAAGGATGGATACGAGGTTGAATTGGGAAAGAGCCGGAGGCAACCAACCCCAATGGAGATTGGGGCAAAGCGCCTTAAAGTCAAAGCCCCGTCGTTCCTAGGGTCGGAGAGCAGCAGGTTAAATTAA